A genomic region of Eucalyptus grandis isolate ANBG69807.140 chromosome 5, ASM1654582v1, whole genome shotgun sequence contains the following coding sequences:
- the LOC104444453 gene encoding cyclin-U2-2 — protein MGSSSLATISPRTLRSDLYSFTYRQDSKTPLVVSVLASLIERTMSRNERIARSCSWALSKDVKTRVFDCHESPDMTIQSYLERIFRYTKAGPSVYVVAYVYIDRFCQANPGFRINARNVHRLLITTIMVASKYVEDMNYRNSYFARVGGLGTEEINRLELEFLFLMGFKLHVNLSVFESYICHLEREVSIGGGYQIERALRCAEEIKFSRQRAGDPRLNHHHVARIML, from the exons ATGGGTTCGTCTTCTCTTGCGACGATCTCGCCAAGGACGCTCCGGTCTGACCTCTACTCGTTCACCTACCGGCAGGACTCGAAGACCCCGCTCGTCGTCTCGGTCCTCGCCTCGCTCATCGAGCGAACCATGTCCCGGAACGAGAGGATCGCGCGGAGCTGCTCGTGGGCGCTGTCGAAGGACGTGAAGACGCGCGTCTTCGACTGCCACGAGTCGCCGGACATGACGATACAGAGCTACCTCGAGAGGATTTTTCGGTACACGAAGGCCGGCCCGTCGGTCTACGTGGTGGCGTACGTGTACATAGACCGGTTCTGCCAGGCCAACCCGGGGTTCAGGATCAATGCCAGGAATGTCCATAGGCTCCTCATCACGACCATCATGGTGGCTTCCAAATATGTGGAGGACAT GAATTACAGAAACTCCTACTTCGCGCGAGTCGGGGGACTGGGGACGGAGGAAATCAACAGGTTGGAGCTGGAGTTTCTGTTCCTGATGGGGTTCAAGCTGCACGTGAACCTGAGCGTGTTCGAGAGCTACATCTGTCACCTGGAGAGAGAGGTGAGCATCGGAGGCGGCTACCAGATCGAGAGAGCTCTCCGGTGTGCGGAGGAGATCAAGTTCTCGAGGCAGAGGGCGGGGGATCCGAGGCTCAATCATCATCACGTCGCCCGAATCATGCTGTAG